AATACCAGTTCGTAGTCTTGGTATAAATGGACAATTTTGGATAGCTTTCTGTACTCCTTATTGAGTGCCGCATAAGCCTTCATGTCATTTAAGGCATCGGGTTGATAGATGGCTGCTTCTACCTCATGAAACCGCTCTTTGATGGACTTGAGTTTTTCAATCATATGTTTTTGATCTATCTGCTTAACCGTATGTCCATATATTGCTGCCGTTGTCGTACATTCAGCCTTCCGGTAATATTGCCTAAAAAGGCATACAACACTAGCCTAAAGGATACTAGGCAGTAGGTTGCTGCTGAAGTGCTAGCCAAATAACTTCCTTTTACGCTACTTTTTGTACAATAGCCTTAAATGCGCTTGGGTGGTTCATAGCTAGATCGGCTAGTGCTTTTCTATCTATCTCCATATTGCTTTGCTTAAGCTTGCCCATGAACTGTGCGTAAGCCATGCCATGGAGGCGAGCTGCTGCATTGATGCGTTGTATCCACAATGACCTTATCGTTCTTTTTTTTGTTTTTCGGTCTCTATAAGCATATAAAAGTCCTTTTTCAACTGCATTTTTAGCTACGGTCCAAACATTTTTTCTTTTGCCCCAGTAACCTTTTGCTAATTTTAATACCCGCTTTTTACGTGCTTTTGAAGCGACCGCATGAACTGACCTTGGCATGTTTTCTTCAAATTTATAATTTTATGGTATAATACTTATGCTGTAATGTTGTGCGCCTTGCTTCCTACAAATGCCGCATATAAGCGCATTGTGCAAAACAATCTCATGGCGCAAGAAAGATAGAGCTAGATAGCGAGCAGTTTACGAATAGTGGGTACATTGGTTGTATGCACCAGTGTACTGTGTGTAAGGTGTCTTTTTTGCTTTGTGCTTTTAATGTGCTTTGCCAGGCAATGGTTTTTAAAAGCATGCTTTCGCTTAATCTTGCCTCTACCTGTCACCTGAAATCTTTTTTTTGAACCAGAATGTGTTTTAACTTTTGGCATACGTTATAACGGGTTTAATGGTTGAATGCACGCAAATGCTTCATAAGTAGCGCTAGTTCAAGTATAACGCTACAAGAACCTTAAATGTAGTAAAAAATCTTCAAATAACAGCAATCTCCATTTAAAAACACCCCTATTTTTTACCTGCTAAGGGCGCTATGGTGAGGCTCATTTTTCTGCCTTCTAGTTTAGGCAATTGCTCTACCCTTCCATAGGCCTCTAATCCTTGTGAAAATCTAAGTAAGATGAGTTCGCCTCTTTCTTTAAACATAATCTCCCTGCCTACAAATTTAACACAGACCTTAACTTTAGCTCCTCCTTGTAAAAAGTTAATGGCATGTTTTAACTTAAAATCAAAGTCATGATCACTTGTATTGGGGCCAAAGCGGATTTCCTTTATGACGACTTTTTGCGCATTACTTTTGATCTCCTTATGTTTTCGTTTTTGCAAGTATTTGAATTTAGCATAATCCATTACCTTACAAACAGGGAAATCACTGCCTTGCGCAATTTCTACTAAGTCCAGCTCTTGCGTTGCGGCAATGGCCAAGGCTTCACGAATGCTATACACACCGGCAACGACATTATCACCAACCAAACGTACCTCTGATGCAGCGATACGCTCGTTTACATTATGGGTTTCTTTTATTATGTTTTTCAAATGGCCAAATATTGATTATGGTCTGCTATAGGCATCAACTTAACCAGTATGTTGCTGGCTAGAAGGTTAATATACAAATATGTAAATAAATTTTCAATCCATCCAGGCAAAAACCTAGAAGGCCTTTATGGACTATCTATTTTAGATGATCTTTTGGCGCTATTTTAGCGGCTGGTCGGAATACTAAAAATAGGCCTACTATAATCCAAGGAACGCTGAGCCACTGCCCCATGTTTAACCACATGCTATCTTCAAATGCTACTTGATTTTCTTTGT
The nucleotide sequence above comes from Cardinium endosymbiont of Sogatella furcifera. Encoded proteins:
- the rplT gene encoding 50S ribosomal protein L20, with product MPRSVHAVASKARKKRVLKLAKGYWGKRKNVWTVAKNAVEKGLLYAYRDRKTKKRTIRSLWIQRINAAARLHGMAYAQFMGKLKQSNMEIDRKALADLAMNHPSAFKAIVQKVA
- the rpmI gene encoding 50S ribosomal protein L35 — encoded protein: MPKVKTHSGSKKRFQVTGRGKIKRKHAFKNHCLAKHIKSTKQKRHLTHSTLVHTTNVPTIRKLLAI
- the infC gene encoding translation initiation factor IF-3; this translates as MKNIIKETHNVNERIAASEVRLVGDNVVAGVYSIREALAIAATQELDLVEIAQGSDFPVCKVMDYAKFKYLQKRKHKEIKSNAQKVVIKEIRFGPNTSDHDFDFKLKHAINFLQGGAKVKVCVKFVGREIMFKERGELILLRFSQGLEAYGRVEQLPKLEGRKMSLTIAPLAGKK